A window from Argopecten irradians isolate NY chromosome 3, Ai_NY, whole genome shotgun sequence encodes these proteins:
- the LOC138318870 gene encoding uncharacterized protein, with protein MGCGSSSEVRSISPNTRQYMNNNDAISKERQQQQQQQQQQQYRQQQEQAAKQQEEERKQKEHEEFKRKQEEQQKLQQEQLQREKEAALIQQQQQQQQQQQQQQQQQQQQQHAALIQQQQDQHQDTAQEDSDDTVPEETLDQARARLAHYGQYDKSYNVKQVSEINKENGQSVLFIWGKLVHLTDAFKDVIEPEVLARQAELEEECPGLFEDDMLLHLREPWSSHPVSIVYGVGVKMSKILKYVPRCKVATLAVLDKKDYWSDIKTDAEGVAQEIRSGDNITLYLTEYLELLQRFFELYQQTGGYVNEGAPSTSGDPNKWDYPLPKSVAADKESLRRWTETWQVFDFVVPEDGAWSWFGFENLVFPDLKESVDFPQQLRTPVTGDEELAEFNTEVEGEAAWDVIEVDLFKNDVTTEAQNEIWTKRENCQDFHNPDRMKKKREKLENYFIVKYEWDSSALDAYRGWAETIEAGWQKFQTLCDSS; from the coding sequence ATGGGCTGTGGCAGCAGTAGTGAGGTGAGGTCTATTTCACCGAACACCAGACAATATATGAACAACAATGATGCAATCTCCAAGGaaagacaacaacaacaacaacaacaacaacaacaacaatatcgTCAACAACAGGAACAAGCGGCCAAACAGCAGGAGGAAGAGAGGAAACAAAAAGAGCATGAAGAATTCAAGAGAAAACAAGAAGAACAACAAAAGCTACAACAGGAACAACTTCAACGGGAAAAAGAGGCAGCACTAATtcaacaacaacagcagcagcagcaacaacaacaacaacaacaacaacaacaacaacaacaacaacatgcAGCGTTAATCCAGCAACAACAGGATCAGCACCAAGACACTGCCCAGGAAGATTCGGACGACACGGTACCAGAGGAGACTCTAGACCAAGCTCGAGCACGTCTGGCCCACTACGGACAGTACGACAAAAGCTATAATGTAAAACAAGTGTCCGAAATCAATAAAGAAAATGGTCAAAGTGTACTTTTTATCTGGGGTAAGCTCGTCCACCTTACGGACGCATTTAAGGACGTTATAGAACCAGAGGTCTTAGCACGGCAGGCTGAACTCGAAGAAGAATGTCCAGGACTGTTCGAAGATGACATGCTGTTACATTTGCGCGAACCGTGGTCTTCACATCCGGTTAGCATAGTGTATGGAGTTGGTGTCAAAATGTCGAAAATTCTTAAGTATGTTCCAAGGTGTAAAGTGGCAACACTGGCCGTTTTGGATAAAAAGGATTACTGGTCCGACATTAAGACGGATGCGGAAGGAGTGGCTCAGGAAATTCGAAGTGGTGATAACATAACTTTGTATTTAACCGAGTACCTCGAACTTCTTCAGCGGTTTTTTGAATTATATCAACAAACAGGAGGGTATGTGAATGAGGGTGCTCCATCAACGAGTGGAGATCCCAATAAGTGGGATTACCCTTTACCCAAATCTGTGGCGGCAGACAAGGAATCGCTAAGACGTTGGACGGAAACATGGCAGGTGTTCGACTTTGTGGTGCCAGAGGATGGTGCATGGTCCTGGTTTGGGTTTGAAAATCTGGTATTTCCGGATTTGAAGGAGAGTGTCGATTTTCCTCAACAACTGAGAACACCAGTAACTGGCGACGAAGAACTTGCGGAATTTAATACCGAAGTGGAAGGGGAAGCCGCTTGGGACGTCATAGAGGTAGATTTATTCAAAAACGACGTCACAACGGAAGCACAGAACGAGATATGGACTAAGCGAGAAAATTGTCAAGATTTTCATAATCCTGATagaatgaaaaagaaaagagaGAAGTTGGAGAATTACTTCATTGTTAAGTATGAATGGGACTCGTCGGCTCTTGATGCCTATCGTGGGTGGGCAGAAACAATAGAGGCAGGCTGGCAGAAGTTCCAAACACTCTGTGACAGTTCTTAA